In the Arachis stenosperma cultivar V10309 chromosome 8, arast.V10309.gnm1.PFL2, whole genome shotgun sequence genome, AAAACCAAAGCAAAGGGTTAGGAGTGGGGTCTACGCTCACACTGTCACACATTACCCCACTTGATCACATGCACCGTCCAATACGTCCATGAATGATTCTTGATGGCTGATGCTCGTTTGTTAAAAATTTCTCTGTCTTTTCCCTATTTTTTACGGCAGACcatgaaatttttttctttttggatatCCGGTCTATGAAATGCAACCGAAAAACATGccgttaattttattaattttatgtgaaattaataattaaaaattattaaaaaaaaatttagtcaaattatttaattatttaacaatttttaactATAACTTTACGTGAAAGTAACTTAACTCAGTTTTTACTAATTCCAAAACATCTCAAGGTTGCAAAAATCGAAATTAAATcggaatataaaataaaatatttaaatgtaATAGTTCAATGATCTGGTCCGAATCACAAATTGTActtaaattagtttaattaaaaataaaataaaattttaatttaataatttttaaatgaataaaattaaaaattccacACTTTTAAAAGAACCGTACCACTAAAAGAAACTGTATGTCAAACAGATATCATCAaacaatattaaaattaaaggaGCTGTGGAGAGGACTTACCAGGTTGGTTGTGGAGGAATGAAAATGGAGAAGCTTGTGAATTGGAGGTCGTGGCTAGAGAGATGGGTGAAGCGGATGTGGCGGACTCCTGAGGAACGATTAAGGGCAGTGGATTGCTGGATTTTTGCACCGGAGCTATGGGGAATGGTGAAGGTCTTGGAGCTTGCATGCACGATGGGCTTCAAGAAAGTGATCGTGAAAGTAGATGTTGCTGGGTGGGTTAATGGAGAAGCTTATCAATTGGAGGCTTATAAGTTATAACTCATAGCACAAGCGTTGAGCAAAATATCATTCACATTGTGTGGGCTGGGCTAGCATGATAAATAGCACAACTTTTTTATTGGGCCTATGTCTCCATACCCAAAACAAATAGAGATCAAGCCTAATCAGTACGAGAGTTCAGCCCATGTCCATGTCCCAACTCCCAAACAAAAGCCAAACGGATAACCAGCAATTGGATTGGAATTATAATTGATTTTGGTCCCGCCAAACGAAAACAAGTTGCTACcaaataccaatattaaattattaataatacataatatcctcatttttttttattgccTGGTACTAGTGTCCAATATCAATAACTAATTTCCATGAGTGATTCTCTTAGCTTGAAAAGATCCCATATCTAGGTTAGATAATTTTGATACATAACTCTAAAATTTTTACAGAATTATCTATTTACATTAGTTTTTTTAATGATTATTCAtgttataaattaaaaaaataatatattaaaattaaattgaactTTTATCATAATAGAAAAAGGCgtatgaattatatatataaaaatatttgttaaatcTCAAAAgccaaatattatatatttatttatttatatttatatataaaaatgatCGGTGatcataataattaaatatttgattataaaaCAGTTAAAttcattataataaaataattatatttttttaaatatgaaatGCATATTATAATGGACTGATAATAGTGGATATGGCATGATGGCATCTAAATAAGAGAAAATGGGTAGTAGGGTAGACATCTTATTTCTTTCACTTCCACAGGAATGGACGAATCACATTGCTCAGCTTGACACTGCAATTGAGCGTCACGTTACTACCTTTTGCAAACCCAACATAACGGAAAAAAGAAACTTCTACGTTTAATTTCTTTCCAGAACCTTCTCTTCTTTCTGTTTTGGGTTTTGAGAAGCCATGGCAGCGGAGACTCAGAGATCCACGGGCACAGTGAAATGGTTCAACGCACAGAAGGGTTTCGGATTCATAGCTCCCGACGATGGCGGCGAGGATCTCTTCGTCCACCACTCTGCCATTCGATCCGACGGTTACCGTACACTCTCCGAGGGCCAGCCGGTTGAGTTTGCCGTTGATTACGGCGACGCCGGCAGAACTAAGGCCGTCGATGTCTCTTCCATGGCTAGATCTCGCCCGTTTGGTGGTGGCTTTCGAGGTGGAGggggaagaggaggaagaggaagaggtggtggaaGGTTCGGTGGGCGTTATGGCGGCGGTGAAGGCCGGGGCGACGGTGACGGTTACAGTTACGGAAGAGGTGGAGGCGGTGGTCGTAGAGGAGGAGGTTATGGCGGTGGAGGAGGCCCTGAGTGTTACAACTGTGGACGAACAGGTCACTTGGCGAGAGACTGTTACCAGGGACAGGGTGGTGGAAACCGGAGACGAGGCGGCGGCGGCGGAAGCGGCGGCGGTGGTGGTGGAGGTTGTTTTAACTGTGGGGAGAAAGGGCATTTTGCGAGAGAATGTCCGAACGCTGAAAATTGAGTGTTGattctgatctttgaattctgtTACTGTTTGTTGGGTACATAGATTCTGCAGATTGTGCGCACAAGAgtattttattgttaattttaattttcattttcattattGGGGTTTTGCATGAGTTgctatatttaattaattaattctattaAATGCGGGTTGCTTCTCATCTCATCGATCTTCAAgtggttgtggttgttgttcgcCATTTTCTGCATTTATTTGCATGGTGGCAATCATGCATGCCTGCCATACATTGTGGTTGAGTTctcatattaaattatttaacaattttgAAGTATTCCTTCCATATAAAAACAGGTAGTTAAGTTTCTTTTGTAAATTATGGATGTttggaaaaaaataaagaaagaataGTAGTTGATGATTGTGGGGGCAAGATCTAACTCGGCTAACAGACCTTATCCATTTTGGTAACAATCTCTGCTGGGCATTCCCGCAGATGCAGTGGTCCTACCATACCCATTGCAACATTTTCAATTTAGCTTTATTCATTGTCCTCTAGTTTTCTGTGTGGATCAAATATATTGTCATTTTTGTTTCATTATCC is a window encoding:
- the LOC130945165 gene encoding glycine-rich protein 2-like → MAAETQRSTGTVKWFNAQKGFGFIAPDDGGEDLFVHHSAIRSDGYRTLSEGQPVEFAVDYGDAGRTKAVDVSSMARSRPFGGGFRGGGGRGGRGRGGGRFGGRYGGGEGRGDGDGYSYGRGGGGGRRGGGYGGGGGPECYNCGRTGHLARDCYQGQGGGNRRRGGGGGSGGGGGGGCFNCGEKGHFARECPNAEN